A window of the Chloroflexus sp. Y-396-1 genome harbors these coding sequences:
- a CDS encoding Xaa-Pro peptidase family protein, whose protein sequence is MTERLQRLRTALAERDLPAILLTAPASRRYISGFTGSAGALLISAEAALLLTDGRYVVQAAAEAPAFSLCEIRPPARPLPKLLAELTTELGIGRLGFEAAAMTVAEYRQLTAALGNAVELVATENIVEELRMVKDSSEIALLRKAVAITDAALAAVLPTLSPAMTEREAAWKIEVALHELGAEGPSFPIIVAAGRNSARPHHTPGEDQLGEGQPIIIDMGARYSGYHADLTRTIVLGQADDMFRAVYAATLAAQQAAIQALRPGLPWSEADVVARRVIGEAGYADGIAHSLGHGVGLVIHEAPWLRMTAPDAPPSPPLQAGMVTSVEPGIYLPAWGGVRIEDLVLITADGCEVLSQSPR, encoded by the coding sequence ATGACAGAACGACTACAGCGGCTCCGTACAGCATTAGCGGAACGTGACTTGCCGGCAATCTTACTCACAGCCCCGGCTAGTCGTCGCTACATTAGTGGTTTCACCGGTAGTGCTGGTGCATTGTTGATCAGTGCCGAAGCAGCATTGTTGCTCACCGATGGTCGCTATGTGGTACAGGCTGCGGCTGAGGCACCGGCATTCAGTCTGTGTGAGATACGCCCACCTGCCAGACCGTTACCCAAACTCCTTGCCGAATTGACTACTGAACTGGGAATCGGAAGGTTAGGTTTTGAGGCTGCCGCGATGACAGTAGCCGAATATCGGCAATTAACTGCTGCCCTGGGTAATGCGGTTGAGCTGGTTGCCACCGAGAACATCGTTGAAGAGCTACGAATGGTTAAGGACAGTAGTGAGATTGCTCTTTTGCGAAAGGCGGTGGCGATTACCGATGCTGCGCTGGCGGCTGTGTTGCCCACTCTTTCGCCTGCCATGACCGAGCGTGAAGCGGCATGGAAGATTGAAGTCGCTCTGCACGAGCTAGGGGCTGAGGGACCATCATTTCCGATAATTGTCGCTGCTGGTCGTAACAGTGCTCGTCCGCATCATACACCGGGTGAGGATCAATTGGGTGAAGGACAGCCGATCATCATTGATATGGGTGCTCGCTACTCAGGCTATCACGCCGATCTGACGCGCACAATTGTATTAGGGCAAGCCGATGATATGTTCCGTGCCGTTTATGCTGCTACCCTCGCTGCTCAGCAGGCAGCAATACAGGCGTTGCGTCCTGGATTGCCGTGGTCTGAAGCCGATGTAGTCGCCAGGCGGGTTATCGGTGAGGCTGGGTATGCTGATGGTATTGCGCATAGCCTTGGTCACGGGGTCGGTCTTGTGATCCACGAAGCGCCATGGCTGCGGATGACAGCGCCTGATGCACCGCCGAGTCCACCTCTGCAAGCTGGTATGGTCACGTCGGTTGAACCAGGAATTTACCTTCCTGCCTGGGGTGGTGTGCGAATTGAGGATTTGGTACTGATCACTGCTGATGGGTGTGAGGTGTTGTCGCAGTCGCCACGGTGA